The Ictalurus furcatus strain D&B chromosome 5, Billie_1.0, whole genome shotgun sequence genome includes a region encoding these proteins:
- the slc20a2 gene encoding sodium-dependent phosphate transporter 2 isoform X1 → MDLSSYLWLVVIGFIIAFILAFSVGANDVANSFGTAVGSGVVTLRQACILASIFETLGSILLGAKVGETIRKGIIDVNLYNDTVPILMAGEVSAMVGSAVWQLIASFLKLPISGTHCIVGSTIGFSMVAIGTKGVQWMQLVKIVASWFISPLLSGLMSGLLFYVIRFFILNKDDPVPNGLRALPLFYASTIGINTFSIMYTGAPLLGLEMLPVWAIALITLAGSLVCAAVVWIFVCPWMRRKIASRLKKEHVLSRISDESLDKIPEEEEEAPVFKELPGAKGNDDSELPLAGESTGELNSLANGGTVLPNGRVYGRTHSMTNGCLKSPVSNGSFAFDGHMRSDGQVYHTVHKDSGLYKDLLHKIHVGRLEEERPDVSHRVLRRNNSYTCYTAAICGLAVQPLLRSESNAAAPPEDSEKLVGDTVSYSKKRVRYDSYSSYCNAVAEAEIEADEGGVDVKLGSEKHEAQGAGVVLEDCVDEDKEEKDKPQVFLLFHFLQILTACFGSFAHGGNDVSNAIGPLVALWMIYEQGGVMQDAATPVWLLLYGGIGICTGLWVWGRRVIQTMGKDLTPITPSSGFTIELASAVTVVLASNIGLPISTTHCKVGSVVAVGWLRSRKAVDWHLFRNIFLAWFVTVPVAGLFSAAVMALLVYGIMPFV, encoded by the exons ATGGATTTATCGTCGTATCTATGGCTGGTTGTAATTGGGTTCATCATCGCCTTCATCCTGGCATTTTCAGTGGGAGCCAACGATGTAGCAAACTCATTCGGCACAGCGGTGGGCTCGGGGGTTGTCACGTTACGCCAGGCCTGTATCCTGGCCTCCATTTTTGAAACGCTGGGCTCCATACTCCTTGGCGCAAAAGTGGGTGAGACCATTCGGAAGGGGATTATAGATGTCAACTTGTACAATGATACTGTACCTATACTGATGGCAGGCGAGGTCAGCGCCATGGTTG GGTCTGCGGTTTGGCAGCTCATTGCCTCGTTCCTTAAGTTGCCAATTTCTGGAACCCATTGTATAGTGGGGTCTACTATTGGCTTCTCTATGGTGGCCATTGGCACCAAAGGAGTACAGTGGATGCAGCTAGTCAAAATTG TTGCCTCATGGTTCATCTCTCCTCTGCTGTCAGGCCTCATGTCTGGCCTACTCTTCTATGTCATCAGATTTTTCATTCTTAATAAA GATGATCCTGTTCCAAATGGCCTCCGTGCTTTGCCCCTCTTCTATGCATCAACTATCGGCATCAACACATTCTCCATCATGTACACAGGAGCTCCCT TGTTAGGCTTGGAGATGCTCCCAGTGTGGGCCATCGCCCTCATCACCCTGGCCGGCTCTCTGGTGTGTGCTGCTGTGGTCTGGATCTTTGTCTGCCCCTGGATGAGAAGGAAAATAGCAA GTCGTTTGAAAAAAGAACATGTTCTCTCACGCATCTCTGATGAGAGTCTAGATAAGATTCccgaggaagaagaggaggctCCAGTGTTTAAAGAGCTTCCAGGGGCAAAGGGGAATGACGATTCTGAACTGCCCTTGGCTGGGGAATCCACTGGGGAGCTAAATAGCCTGGCCAATGGTGGCACCGTCCTTCCTAATGGCCGGGTGTATG GTCGCACTCACTCCATGACAAATGGCTGTTTGAAATCGCCAGTGTCCAATGGAAGCTTTGCTTTTGATGGACATATGCGCAGTGACGGCCAGGTGTACCACACTGTGCACAAGGATTCTGGTCTCTACAAGGATCTGCTACACAAGATCCATGTGGGCCGGCTGGAGGAAGAGCGGCCTGACGTCAGCCACCGGGTCCTACGCCGCAACAACAGCTACACGTGCTACACAGCGGCCATCTGCGGCTTGGCCGTACAGCCCCTGTTGCGCTCCGAGTCAAATGCCGCAGCGCCACCTGAGGACAGTGAGAAGCTGGTGGGTGACACAGTCTCCTATTCTAAGAAGCGTGTCCGTTATGACAGCTACTCTAGCTACTGCAACGCCGTGGCCGAGGCTGAAATCGAGGCAGACGAGGGGGGCGTGGATGTAAAACTGGGATCCGAGAAGCATGAGGCTCAAGGTGCAGGAGTGGTGCTGGAGGACTGTGTTGATGAGGACAAAGAAGAGAAGGACAAGCCCCAGGTTTTTCTGCTCTTCCACTTTCTTCAGATCCTCACTGCCTGCTTTGGGTCCTTTGCACACGGTGGCAATGATGTCAG TAATGCCATCGGCCCACTGGTGGCACTGTGGATGATCTATGAACAGGGTGGGGTAATGCAGGATGCAGCCACACCTGTATGGCTGCTGTTGTATGGTGGCATCGGCATCTGCACTGGCCTGTGGGTGTGGGGACGCCGTGTAATCCAGACCATGGGCAAGGACCTCACGCCCATCACGCCTTCCAG TGGATTCACTATTGAGCTGGCTTCAGCGGTGACTGTTGTGCTGGCGTCCAATATTGGACTCCCTATCAGTACCACGCACTGCAAG gtgggTTCAGTGGTGGCTGTTGGCTGGCTGCGTTCACGGAAGGCCGTAGATTGGCATCTCTTCCGGAACATTTTCCTGGCTTGGTTCGTCACGGTTCCTGTAGCAGGCCTGTTCAGTGCCGCTGTCATGGCCCTGCTTGTCTACGGCATCATGCCTTTCGTATGA
- the slc20a2 gene encoding sodium-dependent phosphate transporter 2 isoform X2, with product MDLSSYLWLVVIGFIIAFILAFSVGANDVANSFGTAVGSGVVTLRQACILASIFETLGSILLGAKVGETIRKGIIDVNLYNDTVPILMAGEVSAMVGSAVWQLIASFLKLPISGTHCIVGSTIGFSMVAIGTKGVQWMQLVKIVASWFISPLLSGLMSGLLFYVIRFFILNKDDPVPNGLRALPLFYASTIGINTFSIMYTGAPLLGLEMLPVWAIALITLAGSLVCAAVVWIFVCPWMRRKIASRLKKEHVLSRISDESLDKIPEEEEEAPVFKELPGAKGNDDSELPLAGESTGELNSLANGGTVLPNGRVYGRTHSMTNGCLKSPVSNGSFAFDGHMRSDGQVYHTVHKDSGLYKDLLHKIHVGRLEEERPDVSHRVLRRNNSYTCYTAAICGLAVQPLLRSESNAAAPPEDSEKLVGDTVSYSKKRVRYDSYSSYCNAVAEAEIEADEGGVDVKLGSEKHEAQGAGVVLEDCVDEDKEEKDKPQVFLLFHFLQILTACFGSFAHGGNDVSNAIGPLVALWMIYEQGGVMQDAATPVWLLLYGGIGICTGLWVWGRRVIQTMGKDLTPITPSRWVQWWLLAGCVHGRP from the exons ATGGATTTATCGTCGTATCTATGGCTGGTTGTAATTGGGTTCATCATCGCCTTCATCCTGGCATTTTCAGTGGGAGCCAACGATGTAGCAAACTCATTCGGCACAGCGGTGGGCTCGGGGGTTGTCACGTTACGCCAGGCCTGTATCCTGGCCTCCATTTTTGAAACGCTGGGCTCCATACTCCTTGGCGCAAAAGTGGGTGAGACCATTCGGAAGGGGATTATAGATGTCAACTTGTACAATGATACTGTACCTATACTGATGGCAGGCGAGGTCAGCGCCATGGTTG GGTCTGCGGTTTGGCAGCTCATTGCCTCGTTCCTTAAGTTGCCAATTTCTGGAACCCATTGTATAGTGGGGTCTACTATTGGCTTCTCTATGGTGGCCATTGGCACCAAAGGAGTACAGTGGATGCAGCTAGTCAAAATTG TTGCCTCATGGTTCATCTCTCCTCTGCTGTCAGGCCTCATGTCTGGCCTACTCTTCTATGTCATCAGATTTTTCATTCTTAATAAA GATGATCCTGTTCCAAATGGCCTCCGTGCTTTGCCCCTCTTCTATGCATCAACTATCGGCATCAACACATTCTCCATCATGTACACAGGAGCTCCCT TGTTAGGCTTGGAGATGCTCCCAGTGTGGGCCATCGCCCTCATCACCCTGGCCGGCTCTCTGGTGTGTGCTGCTGTGGTCTGGATCTTTGTCTGCCCCTGGATGAGAAGGAAAATAGCAA GTCGTTTGAAAAAAGAACATGTTCTCTCACGCATCTCTGATGAGAGTCTAGATAAGATTCccgaggaagaagaggaggctCCAGTGTTTAAAGAGCTTCCAGGGGCAAAGGGGAATGACGATTCTGAACTGCCCTTGGCTGGGGAATCCACTGGGGAGCTAAATAGCCTGGCCAATGGTGGCACCGTCCTTCCTAATGGCCGGGTGTATG GTCGCACTCACTCCATGACAAATGGCTGTTTGAAATCGCCAGTGTCCAATGGAAGCTTTGCTTTTGATGGACATATGCGCAGTGACGGCCAGGTGTACCACACTGTGCACAAGGATTCTGGTCTCTACAAGGATCTGCTACACAAGATCCATGTGGGCCGGCTGGAGGAAGAGCGGCCTGACGTCAGCCACCGGGTCCTACGCCGCAACAACAGCTACACGTGCTACACAGCGGCCATCTGCGGCTTGGCCGTACAGCCCCTGTTGCGCTCCGAGTCAAATGCCGCAGCGCCACCTGAGGACAGTGAGAAGCTGGTGGGTGACACAGTCTCCTATTCTAAGAAGCGTGTCCGTTATGACAGCTACTCTAGCTACTGCAACGCCGTGGCCGAGGCTGAAATCGAGGCAGACGAGGGGGGCGTGGATGTAAAACTGGGATCCGAGAAGCATGAGGCTCAAGGTGCAGGAGTGGTGCTGGAGGACTGTGTTGATGAGGACAAAGAAGAGAAGGACAAGCCCCAGGTTTTTCTGCTCTTCCACTTTCTTCAGATCCTCACTGCCTGCTTTGGGTCCTTTGCACACGGTGGCAATGATGTCAG TAATGCCATCGGCCCACTGGTGGCACTGTGGATGATCTATGAACAGGGTGGGGTAATGCAGGATGCAGCCACACCTGTATGGCTGCTGTTGTATGGTGGCATCGGCATCTGCACTGGCCTGTGGGTGTGGGGACGCCGTGTAATCCAGACCATGGGCAAGGACCTCACGCCCATCACGCCTTCCAG gtgggTTCAGTGGTGGCTGTTGGCTGGCTGCGTTCACGGAAGGCCGTAG